In Electrophorus electricus isolate fEleEle1 chromosome 1, fEleEle1.pri, whole genome shotgun sequence, a single window of DNA contains:
- the b3galt1a gene encoding beta-1,3-galactosyltransferase 1, with protein sequence MFSKVSCLYLLTVLCWASALWYLSGSRPSTPHMGHMSIPARRQAARTAFNGTFANIRTRALNPHAYRFLINEPGKCEGAAPFLLVLVSSDHKEFDARQAIRETWGEQETYGEAARLVTLFLLGHSAEPVLNRMVEQESQVFHDIIAEDFEDSYHNLTLKTMMGMRWASSFCPNARYVMKTDSDIFVNMDNLVLNLLRPDAKPRRRFFTGHVINGGPIRDTRSKWYMSRELYPESKYPPFCSGTGYVFSGDMAELIYKTSLHTRLLHLEDVYVGLCLRKLGIHPVQNSGFNHWKMSYSLCRYRRVLTVHQISPEEMHRIWNDMASKKHLKC encoded by the coding sequence ATGTTCTCAAAGGTGTCGTGTCTGTACCTGCTCACCGTGCTCTGCTGGGCCAGCGCGCTGTGGTACCTGAGCGGCTCACGGCCATCCACCCCCCACATGGGCCATATGTCCATCCCTGCCCGACGCCAGGCAGCACGGACGGCCTTCAACGGCACGTTCGCCAACATCCGCACACGTGCGCTGAACCCCCACGCCTACCGCTTCCTGATCAACGAGCCAGGCAAGTGCGAGGGTGCCGCCCCCTTCCTGCTCGTCCTGGTCAGCAGCGACCACAAGGAGTTTGACGCACGGCAGGCGATCCGCGAGACGTGGGGCGAGCAGGAGACATACGGCGAGGCGGCGCGCCTTGTCACGCTCTTCCTCCTCGGCCACAGCGCAGAGCCCGTGCTCAACCGCATGGTGGAGCAGGAGAGTCAGGTGTTCCACGACATCATCGCGGAGGACTTCGAGGACTCCTACCACAACCTGACGCTCAAGACCATGATGGGCATGCGCTGGGCATCGTCCTTCTGCCCCAACGCCCGTTACGTCATGAAGACCGACAGCGACATCTTCGTCAACATGGACAACCTGGTGCTGAACCTCCTCCGGCCCGACGCCAAACCCAGGCGCCGCTTCTTCACGGGTCACGTGATCAACGGTGGACCCATCCGCGACACACGCAGCAAGTGGTACATGTCTCGCGAGCTGTACCCCGAGAGCAAGTACCCGCCCTTCTGCTCCGGCACGGGCTACGTCTTCTCAGGGGACATGGCCGAGCTCATCTACAAGACGTCCCTCCACACGCGCCTCCTCCACCTGGAGGACGTATACGTGGGCCTGTGTCTGCGCAAGCTGGGCATCCACCCCGTCCAGAACAGCGGCTTCAACCACTGGAAGATGAGCTACAGCCTGTGCCGCTACCGCCGCGTGCTCACTGTGCACCAGATCTCGCCTGAGGAGATGCACCGGATATGGAACGATATGGCCAGCAAGAAGCACCTCAAGTGCTAG
- the atp7b gene encoding copper-transporting ATPase 2 — protein MNKLASLNHFTKRVAKSANNGPGVGEQVRMADCVPLCRCMSDPCVCRSSQDRDGRNLLQEHGERLESWSSTKFAFDNLAYEPESLNEPRPNLDHISRACFHLSGPGSLGSAQGLHSRLCALSGVVGVSVPPSDGRAWVDHRPSMVTAREILQEIQGMGYRLGNVTSTWVANPGEPVPEESWVRFRVEGMTCHSCCHSIEGRLGALQGVVGIQVSLSKKEAVVQFNSSEVNHEQLRGHIEDMGYDAFPIDPHSLESAHTGVHPAQIVQVRLGVEGMHCGSCVKNITESLSGMLGVWSVLVSLENKCVDLKYDISLITLDTVKGMLENLPPGDFRVTLPDDVPELSFHNLRNDASACSQNVGTHSVDGIRLQKVTVGIKGMTCDSCVQSIEGLVSQRDGVHSVTVCLSEEKGIITFDPILTCPMELRNAIEDMGFEVHLQEDSVLGDTFFSRQGSHKSTPPYLRNMTLPRSKPQTPKPHAAAANSVRTQVPEQEKTQKCFVRVTGMTCASCVANIERNLHKHKGIKSVLVALMAGKVEIKYDPEALDPAKIVQLISALGFGASVMEDGAVSDGVLNLSVTGMTCASCVHNIEAKLCRTEGVLEATVALATSKAHVKFDPDVIGAREIIRSIEGLGFGVSLIKNDALRKNEGSELQGEIQQWKHAFLFCLVFGIPVMGLMIYMMVMDSQHPEHGGSMPEEQNILPGLSILNLAFFLLCTPVQIFGGRRFYIHAYRSLRHGAANMDVLIVLATTIAYVYSCVMLLVAMGEGAKQSPVTFFDTPPMLFVFIALGRWLEHVAKSKTSEALAKLISLQATDATVVVLGQDNSIISEEQVSVELVQRGDVVKVSPGGKFPVDGKVIEGTSMADESLITGEPMPVRKKPGSCVIAGSINAHGALLVEATHVGADTTLCQIVRLVEEAQTSKAPIQQLADKLSGYFVPFIVVVSVVTLGAWLLIGFLNFDIVVKYFPSYDKNVPRTDVVMRFAFQASITVLSIACPCSLGLATPTAVMVGTGVGAQNGILIKGGEPLEMAHKIRVVMFDKTGTITNGVPRVTRVLVLWEQARLPLRTVLAVVGTAEASSEHPLGVSVAKHCKEELGTETLGYCQDFQAVPGCGISCRVSNLEGLLAVEASPDSEGMPASQLKLQGSTTDESNLLTDAGGRPGTAQASYSVLIGNRQWMQRNGLHVPANLDEAMSSHEAKGQTAVLVAIDGVLCAMLAIADTIKAESALAVQTLCRMGIDVIMITGDNRRTAKAIAAQVGIRKVFAEVLPSHKVAKVQELQEKGVRVAMVGDGVNDSPALARADLGIAIGTGTDVAIEAADVVLIRNDLLDVVASIELSKKTVQRIRVNFVFALIYNLLGIPIAAGVFLPVGLVLQPWMGSAAMAASSVSVLLSSLLLRLYKKTSAEQYESRAHGQTWSLNSSQVSTNVGLDSRPCSPHSLRRSRSVSRGGCSSGSSSRGPGASSQPGPLPCISHNRHSLLDYDRHGKELMV, from the exons ATGAATAAGTTAGCCTCGCTTAACCACTTCACCAAACGCGTGGCAAAGTCCGCAAATAACGGGCCGGGCGTTGGGGAACAGGTGCGCATGGCGGactgtgtgcctctgtgtcgCTGCATGTCGGATCCGTGTGTTTGTCGCTCCTCACAAGACAGAGATGGACGGAATCTACTTCAG GAGCATGGAGAACGTCTTGAATCTTGGTCCTCTACGAAATTTGCCTTTGATAATCTGGCGTATGAGCCGGAGAGCCTCAATGAACCCAGGCCGAATTTGGACCACATCTCTCGGGCGTGTTTCCACCTCAGTGGCCCGGGCTCCCTGGGCAGTGCTCAGGGCCTCCACTCACGGCTCTGCGCCCTCAGcggtgtagtgggtgtgtccGTGCCCCCGTCTGATGGCCGAGCCTGGGTAGACCACCGCCCCTCCATGGTCACGGCCAGAGAGATCCTGCAGGAGATCCAGGGAATGGGATACAGGTTGGGAAACGTGACCAGCACGTGGGTGGCCAATCCTGGTGAACCAGTGCCAGAGGAGAGCTGGGTGAGGTTCAGGGTGGAGGGAATGACATGCCACTCATGTTGCCACTCCATCGAAGGGAGGCTCGGAGCACTGCAAGGGGTTGTGGGTATCCAGGTGTCTTTAAGCAAGAAGGAAGCTGTTGTACAGTTTAACTCATCGGAAGTGAATCATGAACAACTAAGGGGACATATAGAAGACATGGGTTATGATGCCTTTCCAATAGACCCACATTCACTGGAGTCAGCTCACACTGGAGTTCACCCAGCACAGATTGTTCAGGTGAGGTTAGGTGTAGAAGGGATGCATTGTGGGTCATGTGTAAAGAATATCACAGAGAGCTTATCCGGAATGCTAGGCGTCTGGTCTGTGCTTGTGTCCCTGGAAAACAAATGCGTGGATTTGAAATATGACATATCTTTGATTACTCTGGATACAGTCAAAGGGATGTTGGAGAACCTTCCTCCTGGGGATTTCAGGGTAACCCTTCCAGATGATGTTCCAGAATTGTCTTTTCACAACCTAAGGAATGATGCCTCGGCATGCTCTCAGAATGTTGGAACTCATTCTGTGGATGGCATTCGGCTCCAGAAAGTGACAGTAGGAATAAAAGGAATGACTTGTGACTCTTGTGTACAGTCCATAGAGGGACTGGTATCTCAGAGAGATGGTGTGCACTCCGTGACGGTGTGTCTGAGCGAGGAGAAGGGAATAATCACGTTTGACCCCATTCTGACCTGTCCTATGGAGCTCAGGAATGCCATTGAGGACATGGGTTTTGAAGTACACCTGCAAGAAG ATTCTGTCCTAGGGGACACCTTCTTCAGCAGGCAGGGGTCACACAAAAGCACACCCCCTTACCTCAGAAACATGACTCTACCAAGATCCAAGCCCCAGACCCCAAAACCTCATGCAGCAGCAGCAAATTCAGTGAGAACACAAGTTCCTGAACAGGAGAAGACCCAGAAGTGCTTCGTACGTGTAACTGGGATGACCTGCGCTTCGTGTGTAGCCAACATTGAGAGAAACCTGCACAAGCACAAAG GGATTAAATCTGTCCTGGTGGCTCTTATGGCGGGAAAAGTTGAAATAAAGTATGACCCGGAGGCTCTGGACCCAGCTAAGATCGTCCAGCTCATCAGTGCCCTGGGGTTTGGAGCTTCAGTAATGGAAGATGGGGCAGTCAGTGATGGTGTTCTGAACCTTTCT GTGACAGGTATGACATGCGCCTCCTGCGTCCATAACATCGAAGCCAAACTCTGCAGAACAGAGGGTGTTCTGGAGGCCACCGTTGCCCTGGCAACCAGCAAGGCACATGTGAAATTCGATCCAGACGTGATCGGGGCCCGTGAGATCATAAGAAGCATAGAG GGTCTGGGATTTGGAGTGTCCTTGATAAAGAATGATGCCTTACGAAAGAACGAGGGCTCGGAACTCCAGGGGGAGATACAGCA GTGGAAGCACGCCTTCCTGTTCTGTCTGGTGTTCGGCATCCCCGTTATGGGTCTGATGATCTACATGATGGTGATGGACAGCCAACACCCCGAGCACGGGGGCTCCATGCCTGAAGAGCAGAACATCCTGCCTGGCCTCTCTATCCTCAACCTGGCCTTCTTCCTGCTGTGCACACCTGTCCAG ATTTTCGGAGGTAGGCGCTTCTACATCCATGCTTACCGTTCTCTGAGGCACGGGGCCGCCAACATGGACGTGCTCATCGTCTTGGCAACCACTATTGCGTACGTGTACTCATGCGTCATGCTGCTGGTGGCCATGGGTGAGGGGGCCAAGCAAAGCCCGGTCACGTTTTTCGATACACCCCCCATGCTGTTCGTGTTCATCGCCCTCGGACGCTGGCTGGAGCACGTTGCCAAG AGCAAGACTTCAGAGGCACTGGCCAAACTAATCTCTCTGCAGGCCACGGACGCCACTGTAGTGGTACTGGGGCAGGACAACTCCATTATCAG TGAGGAGCAGGTCTCCGTCGAGCTGGTTCAGAGAGGAGACGTGGTGAAGGTGTCTCCCGGCGGGAAGTTCCCAGTAGATGGGAAGGTGATCGAAGGAACTTCCATGGCGGACGAGTCACTGATCACGG GAGAGCCGATGCCGGTCCGAAAGAAGCCTGGCAGCTGTGTGATCGCTGGCTCTATTAACGCACATGGGGCCTTGCTGGTGGAGGCCACGCATGTGGGGGCAGACACCACGCTGTGCCAGATAGTTCGACTGGTCGAGGAGGCACAGACGTCCAAG GCACCAATCCAGCAATTAGCAGACAAACTGAGTGGCTACTTCGTCCCTTTCATCGTCGTTGTCTCCGTGGTTACACTGGGAGCATGGCTCCTTATTGGATTTTTGAACTTTGACATTGTGGTCAAGTATTTTCCT AGCTATGATAAGAACGTTCCACGGACGGACGTGGTCATGCGTTTCGCCTTCCAAGCTTCCATCACGGTGCTGTCGATCGCCTGCCCCTGCTCTCTTGGCCTGGCAACCCCGACGGCCGTGATGGTGGGCACCGGGGTGGGCGCCCAGAACGGCATCCTCATCAAGGGTGGAGAGCCACTGGAAATGGCCCACAAG ATCAGAGTGGTGATGTTCGATAAAACGGGCACCATCACTAACGGGGTACCACGGGTGACCCGGGTTCTGGTTCTGTGGGAACAGGCACGCTTGCCCCTACGTACGGTTCTGGCCGTGGTGGGAACGGCAGAGGCCAGCAGTGAACACCCGCTGGGTGTGTCTGTTGCCAAGCATTGCAAAGAG GAGCTGGGCACGGAGACTCTGGGTTACTGCCAGGACTTCCAGGCTGTGCCAGGCTGTGGAATCAGCTGCAGGGTTTCCAACTTGGAAGGGCTCCTCGCCGTGGAGGCCAGCCCGGATTCTGAGGGCATGCCTGCATCCCAGCTCAAGCTCCAGGGTTCCACGACGGACGAGAGCAACTTACTCACGGACGCGGGCGGACGCCCAG GTACAGCACAGGCGTCCTACTCTGTCCTGATCGGGAACAGGCAGTGGATGCAGAGGAATGGCCTACACGTCCCAGCCAATTTGGACGAAGCCATGAGCAGTCACGAGGCGAAAGGCCAGACGGCCGTCCTGGTGGCCATAGACG gtgtgctgtgtgctatGCTGGCTATAGCAGACACTATAAAAGCGGAATCTGCCCTGGCAGTGCAGACGCTCTGTAGGATGGGGATTGATGTTATTATGATCACTGGAGATAACCGACGCACCGCTAAAGCCATAGCtgcacag GTGGGAATCAGGAAGGTGTTTGCTGAGGTCCTGCCCTCTCACAAGGTGGCCAAGgtccaggagctgcaggagaaaGGTGTGAGGGTGGCCATGGTGGGCGACGGGGTGAACGACTCGCCCGCACTTGCCCGCGCGGACCTGGGCATCGCCATTGGGACGGGCACCGATGTGGCCATCGAGGCAGCGGATGTGGTCCTCATACGG AATGATTTACTGGACGTGGTGGCCAGTATCGAACTGTCCAAGAAGACGGTGCAGAGAATCCGAGTCAACTTTGTTTTTGCTCTAATTTACAACCTACTGGGGATTCCTATCGCAGCAG GTGTGTTTCTGCCTGTAGGTTTGGTACTCCAGCCCTGGATGGGCTCAGCAGCTATGGCTGCGTCCTCTGTCTCCGTACTGCTTTCATCGCTCCTGCTGCGGCT cTATAAGAAGACCTCAGCGGAGCAGTACGAGTCGCGCGCTCATGGCCAAACGTGGAGTCTCAACTCGTCCCAGGTCAGCACCAACGTAGGGCTGGACAGCCGGCCATGCAGCCCCCACTCCCTCCGCCGCAGCCGGTCCGTTTCCAGAGGTGGATGCTCCTCCGGCTCCTCCTCCCGGGGCCCCGGGGCCTCCAGCCAGCCCGGTCCGCTTCCTTGCATCTCCCATAACCGCCATTCACTCCTGGACTATGACCGACATGGGAAGGAGCTCATGGTGTAG
- the htr2ab gene encoding 5-hydroxytryptamine receptor 2A — protein MSLNRSVVDFESSTVSGEYVSPSGHDRGVAGVLGNVVMNDSVNCSGEEGRNVSLCVTSGPVHKNWVALFILLAIVVTVMGNILVIMAVSLERKLQNATNYFLMSLAITDMLLGLLVMPVAMVTILYNYDWPFPSALCPIWIYLDVLFSTSSIMHLCAISFDRYIGIRHPFQHSRANSRARTRVKITAAWTISAGISMPVPVLGLHDHSKVFRGCSCQLTDDSFVLAGSFVAFFVPLIIMLVTYFLTVSRLRRQATLCLDRLAPRPKWLSVLDFLPHSSFSSERLFTRGSLCPDAVVAAAPVASGSFGRRAAQAIGNEQKASKVLGVVFFLFVAMWCPFFVTNVMAVTCGASLCDPALMDCLLNVFVWVGYLSSAVNPLVYTLFNKTYRTAFAHYLRCHYQEEQKPLQAILVNTIPPLAFTSSKLPQQGQATSLRCSAEGSTLATSPGTKRPRYSCTPGTGGADESVSYM, from the exons ATGTCCCTGAACAGAAGCGTCGTCGACTTCGAATCGTCTACAGTTTCGGGTGAATACGTCAGCCCCTCAGGCCATGACCGTGGGGTCGCAGGTgttctgggtaatgtagtcatGAATGACTCTGTGAACTGCAGCGGTGAGGAGGGCAGAAATGTGTCGCTCTGTGTGACCTCTGGACCTGTGCATAAGAACTGGGTAGCACTGTTCATCCTGCTGGCCATTGTCGTCACGGTGATGGGGAACATCCTGGTCATCATGGCAGTGAGTCTGGAGAGGAAGCTGCAGAATGCCACGAACTACTTCCTGATGTCGCTGGCCATAACTGACATGCTCCTGGGCCTTCTGGTCATGCCGGTCGCCATGGTGACGATTCTTTACA ATTACGACTGGCCCTTCCCGTCTGCTCTGTGTCCAATCTGGATTTACCTGGACGTACTGTTCTCCACATCCTCCATCATGCATCTGTGTGCCATCTCCTTTGACCGCTACATTGGCATACGTCACCCCTTCCAGCACAGCCGTGCCAACTCCCGCGCCCGAACCCGGGTCAAGATCACGGCGGCGTGGACCATCTCTGCGG GTATTTCCATGCCCGTTCCTGTCCTCGGCCTCCACGACCACTCCAAAGTGTTCCGGGGCTGCAGCTGCCAGCTGACGGACGACAGCTTTGTGCTGGCGGGCTCCTTCGTGGCGTTCTTCGTCCCGCTCATCATCATGCTGGTCACGTACTTCTTGACCGTCAGCAGGCTGCGGCGGCAGGCCACGCTGTGCCTCGATCGGCTGGCACCGCGTCCCAAGTGGCTGTCTGTGCTAGACTTCCTGCCACACAGCTCCTTCTCCTCCGAGCGCCTGTTCACCCGTGGCTCGCTCTGCCCGGACGCCGTGGTCGCTGCGGCGCCCGTCGCTTCCGGGTCGTTCGGCCGGCGCGCCGCGCAAGCCATCGGGAACGAGCAGAAGGCCTCCAAGGTCCTCGGCGTGGTCTTCTTCCTGTTCGTGGCCATGTGGTGCCCGTTTTTCGTCACCAACGTCATGGCGGTGACGTGCGGCGCCTCCTTGTGTGACCCGGCGCTCATGGATTGCCTGCTGAACGTGTTCGTGTGGGTGGGCTACCTCTCGTCCGCCGTCAACCCGCTCGTCTACACGCTCTTCAACAAGACGTACCGCACCGCATTCGCCCACTACCTGCGCTGCCACTACCAAGAAGAGCAGAAGCCTCTGCAGGCCATCCTGGTCAACACCATTCCTCCCCTGGCCTTCACCTCCTCCAAGCTCCCGCAGCAAGGACAGGCGACCTCGCTGAGGTGCTCGGCAGAGGGGAGCACGCTCGCCACCTCCCCCGGAACGAAGCGGCCGAGATACTCGTGCACACCAGGCACGGGGGGAGCAGACGAGAGTGTGAGTTACATGTAA